The Acinetobacter lwoffii genomic sequence ATTTAATTTAATCATCCATATATTTGATTCAAATTTTGTATTATCATAAAACCAAACAGGATTTCTTACATCTGATAGCTTTAAATTGTGTATGGTGGATGTTTTTTCAAAAGATTTTTCAATTAATCCATAATTATTGGGGTTGCGTATTATCTCATTCTTTAATAAAGTGAGTTCTTTCTTTGACATGGTTTCTATATTTTTATTAGGGTCAGATAAAATATCTTTTAATTTATTATTTACTATCATTTATAAATATTCCTTCGATTATATTATATTTGACTGGATTTTTTCTTGCTATTTCATACATCTCTATAATGTCTTTAGTTAAATATAAGCATTGTTGTAAATTTTTTTGAAATGCTTCAATCTGTGATATTACATAATTTGCACTTGTGTACCACCATTTTAAATGTTTTTTTATGTCTTTTTGGTTGTAAGATGTCTCTTCAAAAAAGTATTTAATTGCAAGAAAAATTTGTAGAAGAGGAACTGTTATTAAATAAATACCTATATAACTATTTTTATCTTCATTATTTTTTTTCTCAATATTTATTTCATGAAATCCTTTTTCAATATGATGAGGTATATCTTTGAATGCATGATTATTTATGAATTTATCAAGTTCTTCTTTGGTGAAATCTACAGATTCAAATAAGTAAATTGAGTCTTTCATTGATTCGTAAATAAGAGCATTTTGAAATATTCGTAACCATCTGTTCGTATAAAATTTCCATAGAGTATCTGGTAGATATGAATCAATCAATGCAGGGCAGAGTAAAACTTGAAGTGCGACATAAACCACCTAATTAATTTAAAGAGTTTATGGAGTATATAAAATTGTCATACCATCATCTTAACTTTGAAGATCGTACTGCATTAATGCTTGAGTCAAGAAAAGAAGGCTTTTCAGCCAGAAAATTTGCTGAACTCATTAAAAGACATCCTAGTACGATCTATCGTGAGCTTAAAAGAAATAGCATCAATGACGTTTATCAAGCTCGATATGCTTCTGATAACACCTTCGCTAGACGTAGACGTGGTCACAGAAAACTCAAAATCGATTCAATCCTCTGGAAATTTATTGTTGAAGCGATCCGTTGTTTATGGTCTCCTCAGCAAATAGCAAAGCGTTTAAAGACATTTCCTGATTTGGATCAAACAATGAATGTAAGCCATACAACGATTTATTCAACGATACGAGCATTACCAAAGGGTGAGTTGAAAAAAGACTTATTATCCTGTCTGCGTCATGAAAATAAAAAGCGAAAAGCTAACGGTGAACCTAAAAAAGATTCTATATTACAGGATATTAAAACTATTCATGAGCGCCCAGCCGAAGTTCAAGAAAGAAAAATACCGGGTCATTGGGAAGCTGATTTAATTAAAGGTAAAGACAATAAAAGTTCGATAGCAACACTTATTGAACGAAATACACGGCTCTGTATCTTGGCAACATTACCTGATGCAAAGGCAGAATCAGTGCGCAAGGCTTTAACTGAAGCTCTGAAATATTTACCTGCAGAACTGCGTAAAACGTTGACCTATGACCGTGGACGCGAGATGTCAGAACATAAAATACTCGAAGAAGATTTAGGCATAGATGTATATTTCTGTGACCCACATTCACCTTGGCAAAAAGGCACATGCGAAAATATGAATGGTTTAATTAGGCAATATTTACCTAAAGGGATTGATTTAAATCAGGCAGATCAGCATTATTTAAATCAAGTTGCCATGTCACTGAATACTCGTCCTAGAAAGGCGTTAGATTGGCTTACACCATTAGAGAAATTTGCTCAGCTTGTTGATTATCATATGGCTTTTGAAACTGTCGCACCTCATGTTTGAATTCGCCCAGGGTTATATTCCTTATGGCCTAGCGCTAGACTCATTTTATTTACAGACATAGTTTCATAGTAAACACGCACACCACAACTTGCTCTAAATCTTGTTAATGTTAAATTTTGAAAAATATGGCTACTTTCATTATCGTTAAGTAATATATCACCATTTTTATAACTTGTTATTTCATATGATTTTTTTAGACCATTAATGACGGTAGTACAGGTGCCATTCTCAATTTTTTTTACTCTTTGTGGTTCTGTGAATGCAGTTCTTGAAGCTAATAGCATGTATTCATAATCTTGATTATTTGCTGATTTCAAATAATTTCTTGCAATACTAGTAATTTTTATGATGTCTTCAATTATTTTTACTGATTGGGGGTTTAATTTAATTAATTGTTCAGCATAATTTACTCCTCTTCTCTTTTTAAAAGACTTGCTATACCAAGATTCTCCAATTTTAAAAAGACCTACATTGTTTTTATTATCATACAGTTTCCAATTTATTAACCAGGATTCAGTAATTGCGGGATGTTGATTAATTAATAATATGAGGAAAGGGTATAAAGTATTGTAGCTTGAATAAAAAATTTCATCTTTAATGATATTCTTTTCCTTGCTTGAACCTGATATACCTAAAAAAACAGAATAACTCTTAAGGGTTTTATGTTTAAAAGGGAATTCATAATAAGTTCGAAATGTATTGTTTTTATTTAAAATTCCTACTTGTACATTATTTTTTGAAGTGTTGTTTTGGCTAACTTTAACTATTCCTTTTTTAACGCATTCAATAAAAAAATTATATTTTTCATTTGTTTTTTTTGTGAGTAATTCTGAACAGTAAATTATATGGTCAATTTCATTAGTTATTCTAATAAAAATGAGTTCCTTAGCTTCACTATCTGTATAACTTATTGGGATTTGTGTTACTAATTTATTATGTATTAACTGTTCTTTTTCATCTTTTACCAAGTTTGTTGTAGTGTTTTTATGTGTACATTTTTTATATATTGGTCTGAGTATTTCTGTGATAGGTTCTTGCCATATTCCATAGTTAACTAATACATTGTACATATCAACTATAGAACCCCATCTCGTGTGAAAATGACCAATATTATAGTTTTTTATTTTTGCATCTATTAAGCATAAATTATAAACAATAAGCATGCTTTCAAATGCATATTCGGAAGACATTGCCCTTTGCATGTCTTTAATATTTGGATATGCTACAACTAAAACTCTAAATAAACTAATAAGATACCCAATTTTTTTTGACAAGGTGGTTGATATGATTTTTTTTCCATAAGTGATCATTATATGATGCAGTTTATTTGTGAATTCTTTTCCATATGTGTCGTAAATAATACTGATATTGAGATTTAGGATTTTATTATCATTACTGCAGATATTCCAACCTCGATAATATTCAATTTTTTCTATATTTTTTTTCATGTTTTTATATAGAAATATACAATTTTCCACATTCTCATTTATTGTATTAAGTGAAAGGAGAATTGTAGTTTTACTTGTATTTTGCAATAAGGCTAGATTATTGAATACCGATTGAACCTCATAGCTATAATGGTATTTATTGTAATTAGTTGTATCCAATTCAGTATAGATAAATCCTATAAAGCATTGTAGATGGCTCTCTAGTGATTCAGACGATTTCAAATCGAATATTGAGTGTTGAGTTGATGTCTGTTTCAAACATTCGATATACGTGCAATACAGTGCTACCAGTGATGTAAGTTTATTAAGTTTCTTTTCTTCTTGTTTTAGCCAGTCATAGCTATCTGCATCTAATGTTTTTGAGTGTTCATAATCCTTAAGATATCTAACTTTCATAGGATGATGCATCCATGACAATTGTCAAATAATTAGAGATCAAAAAATGCACTATGTCAATGAAAAATATATAAAGAAACTTTTTGATAACTTTATTCAATTAGGAAAAGGGTACGATCATCCAGTTCGACAATCGCCACTACATTATATTCACGATCAAGTACCACGAAGTCTGTGACTTTGCGATTAAATTGATTGCGCATTTTCATCTGATCGTGCGTGATCAAAGCGCTAAACGCGACTTGTGCCAGAATGTGATGATGAGGAAAGGCATCTTTCAGACGTGTAAACATCCTGCTTTCAAAAGCAGTAATGACGCGCTTCGGATAGAATTTCTTTTGACGGGTGAAGAGATGTGGGAAGAGCAGGCAAACTAATGCAAAAGTTGCCAGGCAGCCAATCACAAAAAATATAAACTGACTCAAATTAAACACAGATCACAAAAGGGGAGAATAAAAAAACCCACTTCGCAATGAGTGGGTTTCTTCAGAATCTTGGCTCTCCCACCTGGGCTCGAACCAGGGACCTGCGGATTAACAGTCCGTCGCTCTACCGACTGAGCTATGGGAGAATAGATTGGCTCTCCAACCTGGGCTCGAACCAGGGACCTGCGGATTAACAGTCCGTCGCTCTACCGACTGAGCTATTGGAGAATCTGACAGCGATTATAGAGAGATTTGAAAAGGGGTCAAGGCACTTTTAGAAAAAAGCTGAAGAAATTGAATCAAGTGTTTTAAAAATAGTCGAAAAGGTTTGTAGTTTAAACTGTTATGTTTATGTAAACCGGTCCTAACAGCAAAATCGCGATCAGCCTGAATTTTGATAAGTGATCTGGATCATAAGAAATGAGCGGTTGATCGCGCATATAAATCAATATGATCTCAATTTAAAAAATACAGCTATAAAAAAACCCACTTCGCAATGAGTGGGTTTCTTCAGAATCTTGGCTCTTCCACCTGGGCTCGAACCAGGGACCTGCGGATTAACAGTCCGTCGCTCTACCGACTGAGCTATGGAAGAATATATGGCTCTCCAACCTGGGCTCGAACCAGGGACCTGCGGATTAACAGTCCGTCGCTCTACCGACTGAGCTATTGGAGAATCTGATCGGCATTTTAGGGATGAATAACCAGGTCGTCAATCAATTAATGTAAAGAAATGAATTGTTTGCTTCATAAATATTCATTTAGAGCCTAAAAATAAAAAAATCACCCGAAGTGGGTGATTTTTTTAGCAAAGAAATAAAAAATTATTTCTCAACACCTGCAGGCTGACCTGCATATTTCGCATTTGCATAATCCCAGTTTACTAGGCTTTCTAGGAAAGTAGAGATGTACTTAGGACGAGCATTACGGAAATCGATGTAGTAAGCGTGTTCCCAAACGTCAATCGTCAACACTGCAATTTTACCGTGCGCCATTGGCGTATCAGCATTTGAAGTTTTCATGATAGAAAGCTGACCGTTTACTTCGTCAGCCACTAACCAAGCCCAACCTGAACCAAACTGAGTAGTTGCAGCAGCAGCAAATTCTTCAGCAAATTTTTCATAAGAACCGAAAGCTTCGTCAATTTTTGCAGCCAAAGTACCAGTTGCTTTACCGCCACCGTTTTTAGCCATACAGTTCCAGTAGAACGTGTGGTTCCAAACTTGAGCCGCGTTATTGAAAACACCTGCTTTAGAAGCATCACCAGCAGTTGCTGTAATAATTTCTTCTAGAGTTTTGCCTTCAAGCTCAGTACCAGCGATCAGGTTATTCAGGTTAACCACATACGTATTGTGGTGTTTGTCGTGATGGTATTCTAAAGTTTCCTTGCTGATGTGTGGAGCAAGATCTTCGTAGCCGTAAGGTAATGCTGGTAAAGTAATGGTTGTCATGTTCTCAATTCCTTGCATTTTGCTGGGTTTTAACAATAAGTGGCTTTATTGTAATAGATAATCGGGCAGAAATGGGCATCGTGTATAAATAACAATACAGAATAAAGCCTGAAAATATATGAATAAAGCCACTGATCATAACCGTCAGTCGAATTAAATCGGATTGTTTAATTCGAAATAATCATACTCAATATTAAACTGTTCTGAAATAGCCTTGCCAAGGCGTTGCACACCGTATTTTTCAGTCGCATGATGGCCACAAGCATAATAATGCACATTCAGTTCCTGAGCTTCATAAAAGGTGCGTTCGCTCACTTCACCTGAAATATAGGCATCACAATCTTGTAGTGCCGCTTTTTGAATATAATCCTGCGCACCACCGGTACAGAAACCGACTTTATGGATTTGAGTTTTTTCAGCAGGAAGATGAATCGCATCAAAGCCCAGCTTTTCTGAAACATAATTTTTAAAATCTTCCGGACTCATTGGCTGTTTTAAATAGCCAATATTGCCAATTGGACGTTTCTCACTCGGATCAAGCTGTTCGATATTTTCGAGTTCTAATAAATCCGCAATGGCGGCATTATTTCCCAGTGTTGGATGACTGTCTAAAGGCAGATGATAGCCAACCAGTGAGATATCATGTTGAATCAGGGTTTTAATGCGTTTACCACGCATTCCCGTAATCGGATAGGCTTCTCCTTTCCAGAAATAGCCATGATGAACCAGCAATAAATCTGCGCCTTGCTCAATTGCAGCTTCAATTGCACTCTGGGAGGCGGTCACGGCACAGAGGATTTTATTCACTTCGGATTTGCCTTCAATCTGCAAGCCATTCGGTGCATAGTCCTTAAATTCACGTGCTGCCAAAGTCTGGTCACACCATTGAATAATATCGTTCAAATTCGCCATAAAATTCCTGTAAGTTTAAAAACTTGCCCATATTTATCTATAGGTCTAATTGTAACTAAAGCTGCACAAATCTCTGTGGAATTTTTTGTGTTTAGTTATGTATTTAGCATTACAATAGGACACAAATTACTTAGTCATCAACGAATTAAAATATTTTAGAGGATAGCAACGTGCGCCGCACCTTTACATGGTTACCCTGGGTGTTACTGATTTTAGTCATTATCGGTTTTTTGGGGTGGCAACAACTACAAAAACCAAAGGCACCAGTTGCGCCAGATGGCGTCAAAATGCCTGCTGAAAAAGTAGAGCCGTTGATTGATACGTCGCGCTCAGGAGGCGTGGTCTCCTACAGTGCTGCTGTAAAAGTGGCAGCCCCGGCTGTCGTGAATATTTTTACTACCCAAAAAGTCAAGCAACAGGCGCATCCTTTACTGACCGATCCGGTATTTCGTGAATTCTTTGGCGATCAGTTGCCTGACCAGTATGGACAAAGCCCGAATGAAAACAGTTTAGGTTCGGGTGTAATTGTACGTCCAGACGGTTATATCCTGACCAATAACCACGTGATTGCGCAGGCCGATCAGATTGTAGTGGCTTTGCAGGATGGACGTCGTGCCGAAGCTAAAGTGGTCGGAACTGACCCGGATACCGATCTGGCCGTGATCAAGATTGAACTGACGCAATTGCCAGTTTTGCCATTTAAACTCAGTGGCAATGAAGTCGGTGATGTGGTTCTGGCCATTGGTAATCCTTTTGGTGTTGGGCAAACCGTGACGCAGGGGATTATCTCGGCAACGGGCCGTTCAGATTTGGGTATCAATACCTATGAAGACTTTGTACAGACCGATGCTGCAATTAACCCGGGTAACTCGGGCGGTGCACTTATTGATGTCGCCGGTAATTTAATTGGTGTGAATACTGCAATTTTCTCGCAGTCTGGTGGTTCGCTGGGGATTGGTTTTGCCATTCCGGCCAAAATTTGTCAGCAGGTGATGAATGCCATTTTGAAAGATGGCCGTGTGGTTCGTGGCTGGTTAGGGATCAGCTTATTACCTGCAGAGCGTGATGATGTCCTGCAACCCAAAGAAAAAGGTGTGACGGTCGCAGAAGTGCTACCGAATGGACCTGCTGCCAAGGCTGGAATCCAGCGTGGCGATAAGATTATGAAAGTAAATGAGGAAGAGATTAGTTCTGCCTCACATCTGATTAATTTTGTGGCCTTGCAAAAGCCAAACAGTACCATTCAGATTGAAATTGAGCGGGCAGGAAAAACCATGATCCTAGAGGTTGTGGTGACTGAACGTAAGGCACAAGACAGTGCTTCACAATATATTCCTCTGCCAGGCCAATAAGTTTGATTAAAAAAAATCCCTCATGATGAGGGATTTTTTTTATACTTTCTTTCAGCATGTTCTGATACAAAAGTGAAATATTAAGCGTTTTATAAATCATTTAGCTTAGTGAAATAACATTAAAAGAGAAAATAAAAATGAATTTTATGACGGCAGATCAGGCCAAAATTTTATCTAATGTTGCTAACCTGAATATTGAAATGTATAAGCCACGTCTGGCGCAACAGAGGTGGTCCCACTTGTTTGAACAACTAAAAGCTTATTTATAAGTGATATTCTGCTCTAGTTAAGCTACCTTATTTTGTTGTGGTAGCTGGTCATAGTAAAACTCATCTGGAGTCATTTTGTCCAGACTCGAATGAGGTCGTTTCAAATTATAAAATTCAAAATATGCGTTTAATTGCTTCTTCGCATCCAAAACATTGCTGTAGGCTTTGAGATAAACCTCCTCATATTTAACGCTCCGCCATAATCGTTCAATCATCACATTATCGACCCAACGACCTTTACCGTCCATGCTGATTTGGATGTCATTTGATTTTAACACTTCAATAAACGCATCACTGGTAAATTGACTGCCTTGGTCTGTATTAAAGATTTCAGGTCGACCATATTTTTCAATAGCTTCATTTAATGTTTCTATACAAAATGCAACCTCCATACTAATCGATACGCTATGGGCAAGCACCTTACGGCTGTACCAATCAATCACAGCACATAAGTAGACAAAGCCTTTTGCCATAGGGATATACGTTATATCCGTTGCCCACACTTGATTACTCCGTTGAATATTCAATCCTTTGAGCAGATATGGATATTTACGGTGAGCTTGATTGGCCTGACTTAGATTTGGTTTACGATATAACGCATTAATGCCCATTTTTTTCATTAAAGTACGTGTATGACGTCGTCCTATATGATGTCCTTGACGGTTCAATAAATCACGCATCATACGGCTACCTGCAAAAGGGTATTGCATATGTAATTCATCAATACAGCGCATCAGCTTCAGATCTGATGCACTCACAGGTTTTGGGCGATAGTAATAACAACCACGGGAGACTTTCAGTAGCTTAGCTTGCTTAGATACTGAAATCTGAAGTGAGTCGTCGATTAACTTTTGTGGTTGAAGCGGCCCAGTTTCTTCAACACACCTTCTAAAAAATCAATTTCTAATGCCTGCTCACCGATTTTTGCATGTAGTTTTTTTAGATCAATGGGTGGTTCTGCTGGAGCTTTTGATTGATCGAAGGCTTGCGAGGAAGCCGAAATCAATTGATTTTTCCAGTCAATAATTTGGTTTTGATGAACATCAAATTCAGCACTCAATTCAGCAAGTGTTTTTTCTGCTTTAATCGCAGCAAGTGCTACCTTAGCTTTAAAATCATTTGAATGATTTCTTCTTGGTCTACGTGTCATAAAATACTCCATATATTGATGTTTATAACATCATTTGGGGAGCAAAATATCACTTATAGGTGTTGTTCAAATTTCCTGATCCACCTCTCAACTGATTGAAGATAATGCCCGGCAAGGCAATACAGCGGTACTGACAGTTTTTCCCAAACATCTGCCTTTGGAAGATATCCGTGCCTTGTCTGCCGAGTTAACAGATCTGGGTTATAACGTACGTTTTGAAGTACAAGAATTTTATTACAGCTTTAATGTCTACTGGCTGTAATTTTAACAGTTGTTCAAAAAAGGTCCTGTTTAGGCATATATTTTGCTGCGTTCATCTCATATTTAAACTATGAGAAATTTATGTCTTTATTTATTCATCATGCAGCACAGGCAGATGCACCTTATGTGGTGCTTTCGTCCGGACTGGGCGGACATGCCAGTTTCTGGAATCCTCAAATTAGAGTTTTACAGCAGCATTTTCATGTGGTTACTTATGACCAGGAAGGCTGTCATTCAGATTCTGAACTCTTGCCCACGCCTTATTCGATCGACCATATGGCCGGCCAGATTCTGGATTTATTGATCAATGATGGCATTCGAGAGTTTCATTTTATCGGGCATGCGTTGGGCGGACATATCGGCATGCAACTGGCGACCTATCAGGCTGAAAGAAAGTTTAAGCTGCTCAGTTTGACCATGTTAAATGCTTGGGGAGAGCTGGATGCTCATACTCAGAAGTGTTTCGAAGCCCGGACTTCGTTATTGCTCAATAGCAAGGCAGAGGCATATGTGAGAGCACAGGCTTTATTTCTTTATCCGCCGCAGTGGATTTCAACCCATATTGATCAGTTAACCGAAGCAGAAAATAAGCAGCTCCTTGACTTTCCACCGATCAAAAATGTTCTGGCACGCCTACAAGCCGTGCAGACTTTTAAACTAAACACAGAACATCAACAGGCACTCAAAGATATTCCTATACATCTGCTTGCCAATCAGAATGATTTCCTGGTGCCTTATCAACGGTCACAGCAATTACAGCAATGCTTGCCGCATAGTCAGCTAAGTTTGCTTGCTACAGGTGCACATGCATCTACTGTGACCGAGACAGATCAGGTGAATCAACTGATCCTTTCATTCCTGATTTCCCCTTAGTTTGAAGATTTTTTTAAAGCCAGACCTCGTGTCTGGTTTTTTATTTTTTCTAATCAATCATTTTTGTAGCATCAGCATGGTTTTTACTTCGAATTGATGCATGAACTGCAAATGCAAAAATTGCTACGAGTGCACTTGAATGAAACAATATGTTCAAAATTGACTCATAGGTAAAAATGGTTATTTTACTAAAAATTCAAAAAATAAAATATTAAGTAATTGATAATTATAAATTAAATATAGTTGGCACACGCTTTGCAATGTTTATCTTGTAAATAAAATTCCCGAAGTGGAATCAGAATTTTGAATAAGTGTTAAAAATAATGAGGTGTGAAAATGAAAATAGGTGTCTTCTGTCCAATTGGAAATAACGGCTGGTTAATCTCTGAAAATGCACCACAGTACATGCCGACTTTTGAGTTAAACAAACAAATCGTACAACGTGCTGAACACTATGGTTTCGATTTCGCACTCTCCATGATCAAGCTGCGTGGCTTTGGTGGCAAGACCGAATTCTGGGAACATAACCTGGAAACTTTCACCCTGATGGCGGGTCTCGCAGCCGTGACCAGCAAAATTCAAATTTATGCAACGGCAGCCACTTTGGTCATGCCACCGGCAATTGTGGCACGTATGGCGTCTACCATTGATTCTATTTCTAATGGCCGTTTTGGTCTAAATGTGGTGACTGGCTGGCAACCACCTGAATATACCCAAATGGGTATGTGGCCAGGTAATGACTATTTTGGTAAACGCTATGAATATCTGTCTGAATATGTACAAATTCTGCGTGAACTTTGGGCGACTGGTAAGTCAGACTTTAAGGGCGAACATTTCCAGATGGAAGATTGCCGTGTCAGCCCACGTCCACAAGCGGATATGAAAATTATCTGCGCAGGTCAGTCTGATGCAGGTTTAGAGTTTTCTGCACAATATGCCGATTATAACTTCGTGTTTGGTAAAGGCTTGAATACTCCAACAGCTTATGCAGAAATTAATGACCGCCTAAAAGAAAAAACAGATGTAACTGGCCGTGATGTACAGACTTATGTGCTGTTTATGGTGATTGCTGCAGAAACTGATGAAGAAGCTCAAGCCAAATGGCAGCACTATAACGATGGTGCCGACATGGAAGCGATTAACTGGCTGATGAATCAAGGCGGTAAAGATACGACTTCTGGTACAGATACCAATATCCGTCAAATGGCTTCGAGTGTATCTCCAGTGAATATCAATATGGGTACGCTGGTGGGTTCCTATGGAAATGTGGCACGAATGTTGGATGAAATTGGCGAGATCAAGGGTACCGAAGGTGTGCTACTGACTTTTGATGATTTTATTCAAGGCGTTGAAAATTTCGGTCAGAAAATCCAGCCACTGATGAAATGTCGTGATCATATTGTCATTGAAGATGCAGCACCGGTTATGGAGAAAAGCGCATGAGTGAATCAGTCGTAACAGCCGGTTTTACTGAAAAACTCGGCACAGGAAAAACCCTTAAAGCTGAACCCGAAGCGATTTGTCTTGCACCAGAACAAACAGCTTTGATCGTCATTGATATGCAGAATGCTTATACCTCGCAAGGCGGCTATCTGGATCTGGCGGGCTTTGATGTCTCAAAGACCAAGCCAGTAGTGGAAAATATTAAAAAGGCTGTTGATGCTGCACATGCAGCTGGTATTCAGGTGATTTATTTCAAAAATGGCTGGGATGCGGAATATAAGGAAGCGGGTGGTAAGGACTCTCCAAATTTCCATAAATCCAATGCCTTAAAGACCATGCGTAAACATCCTGAATTACAGGGACAGTTATTGGCCAAAGGTAGTTGGGATTTTGAACTGATTGATGAGTTAAAGCCATTGCCACAAGACTTGGTGATCGAAAAGCCACGTTATAGCGGTTTCTTTAATACCGCGTTGGACAGCATGTTGCGTGTGCGAGGAATCCGTAATCTGGTCTTTGTCGGAATTGCCACCAACGTTTGTGTGGAATCGACGCTACGTGATGGCTTCTTCCTGGAGTATTTCGGTGTCGCACTTGCTGATGCCTGCTATCAGGCAGGTCCAGCCGAAGCTCATGAAGCCAGTCTGTATAACATCAAGACCTTCTTTGGTTGGGTGTCAGATACTGCAAATTTTGTCGAGACCTTTCAAAAAGAAAGTGAGTAACTAAAAGAAACTAAATCAGCTGTAAGCGCATAAAGAATTAAAGATCAGAATTAAGGAAAAAATAGTATGCCTAAAGAAATCATTATTCCAGCAGGAACATCGAAACCATTAGCACCTTATGTACCGGCAACCAAGGCAGACAATATTGTGTATGTATCCGGTACATTAGCTTTTGATGAAAATAATAATGTGGTGCATGTCGGTGATGCCGCAGCACAGACCCGTCAT encodes the following:
- the rutB gene encoding pyrimidine utilization protein B, giving the protein MSESVVTAGFTEKLGTGKTLKAEPEAICLAPEQTALIVIDMQNAYTSQGGYLDLAGFDVSKTKPVVENIKKAVDAAHAAGIQVIYFKNGWDAEYKEAGGKDSPNFHKSNALKTMRKHPELQGQLLAKGSWDFELIDELKPLPQDLVIEKPRYSGFFNTALDSMLRVRGIRNLVFVGIATNVCVESTLRDGFFLEYFGVALADACYQAGPAEAHEASLYNIKTFFGWVSDTANFVETFQKESE
- the rutD gene encoding pyrimidine utilization protein D, yielding MSLFIHHAAQADAPYVVLSSGLGGHASFWNPQIRVLQQHFHVVTYDQEGCHSDSELLPTPYSIDHMAGQILDLLINDGIREFHFIGHALGGHIGMQLATYQAERKFKLLSLTMLNAWGELDAHTQKCFEARTSLLLNSKAEAYVRAQALFLYPPQWISTHIDQLTEAENKQLLDFPPIKNVLARLQAVQTFKLNTEHQQALKDIPIHLLANQNDFLVPYQRSQQLQQCLPHSQLSLLATGAHASTVTETDQVNQLILSFLISP
- a CDS encoding Nif3-like dinuclear metal center hexameric protein, yielding MANLNDIIQWCDQTLAAREFKDYAPNGLQIEGKSEVNKILCAVTASQSAIEAAIEQGADLLLVHHGYFWKGEAYPITGMRGKRIKTLIQHDISLVGYHLPLDSHPTLGNNAAIADLLELENIEQLDPSEKRPIGNIGYLKQPMSPEDFKNYVSEKLGFDAIHLPAEKTQIHKVGFCTGGAQDYIQKAALQDCDAYISGEVSERTFYEAQELNVHYYACGHHATEKYGVQRLGKAISEQFNIEYDYFELNNPI
- a CDS encoding superoxide dismutase, whose product is MTTITLPALPYGYEDLAPHISKETLEYHHDKHHNTYVVNLNNLIAGTELEGKTLEEIITATAGDASKAGVFNNAAQVWNHTFYWNCMAKNGGGKATGTLAAKIDEAFGSYEKFAEEFAAAATTQFGSGWAWLVADEVNGQLSIMKTSNADTPMAHGKIAVLTIDVWEHAYYIDFRNARPKYISTFLESLVNWDYANAKYAGQPAGVEK
- a CDS encoding IS3 family transposase (programmed frameshift), with protein sequence MTRRPRRNHSNDFKAKVALAAIKAEKTLAELSAEFDVHQNQIIDWKNQLISASSQAFDQSKAPAEPPIDLKKLHAKIGEQALEIGFFRRCVEETGPLQPQKLIDDSLQISVSKQAKLLKVSRGCYYYRPKPVSASDLKLMRCIDELHMQYPFAGSRMMRDLLNRQGHHIGRRHTRTLMKKMGINALYRKPNLSQANQAHRKYPYLLKGLNIQRSNQVWATDITYIPMAKGFVYLCAVIDWYSRKVLAHSVSISMEVAFCIETLNEAIEKYGRPEIFNTDQGSQFTSDAFIEVLKSNDIQISMDGKGRWVDNVMIERLWRSVKYEEVYLKAYSNVLDAKKQLNAYFEFYNLKRPHSSLDKMTPDEFYYDQLPQQNKVA
- the rutA gene encoding pyrimidine utilization protein A produces the protein MKIGVFCPIGNNGWLISENAPQYMPTFELNKQIVQRAEHYGFDFALSMIKLRGFGGKTEFWEHNLETFTLMAGLAAVTSKIQIYATAATLVMPPAIVARMASTIDSISNGRFGLNVVTGWQPPEYTQMGMWPGNDYFGKRYEYLSEYVQILRELWATGKSDFKGEHFQMEDCRVSPRPQADMKIICAGQSDAGLEFSAQYADYNFVFGKGLNTPTAYAEINDRLKEKTDVTGRDVQTYVLFMVIAAETDEEAQAKWQHYNDGADMEAINWLMNQGGKDTTSGTDTNIRQMASSVSPVNINMGTLVGSYGNVARMLDEIGEIKGTEGVLLTFDDFIQGVENFGQKIQPLMKCRDHIVIEDAAPVMEKSA
- a CDS encoding S1C family serine protease produces the protein MRRTFTWLPWVLLILVIIGFLGWQQLQKPKAPVAPDGVKMPAEKVEPLIDTSRSGGVVSYSAAVKVAAPAVVNIFTTQKVKQQAHPLLTDPVFREFFGDQLPDQYGQSPNENSLGSGVIVRPDGYILTNNHVIAQADQIVVALQDGRRAEAKVVGTDPDTDLAVIKIELTQLPVLPFKLSGNEVGDVVLAIGNPFGVGQTVTQGIISATGRSDLGINTYEDFVQTDAAINPGNSGGALIDVAGNLIGVNTAIFSQSGGSLGIGFAIPAKICQQVMNAILKDGRVVRGWLGISLLPAERDDVLQPKEKGVTVAEVLPNGPAAKAGIQRGDKIMKVNEEEISSASHLINFVALQKPNSTIQIEIERAGKTMILEVVVTERKAQDSASQYIPLPGQ